A section of the Dendrosporobacter quercicolus genome encodes:
- a CDS encoding citrate:proton symporter — MMLTILAYAMIITFLVLLTKRKLTVFSALILVPAVFGVISCIILDKDLLELFVWIKNGVFYSVNPTTKAVKMGVISGASLILFAVLYFGVMLKAGLFDPLCIYFIKKAKGDPLKITMATVMVASMVTLDGDTTTTIIVCTAAFLTLYKRMNMKLSYLAILITMPIGIFNQLPWGGPLVASAIALNVDMAQLFRQILPGMLVAEAYTIFAAYLIGKKERARLNYNPAQAANITPEQINEMVAAVKEFEPDFKRPRFFIFNLVLTVIVLGMLIADLAHGGMLFMVGSALALAVNYGVDEQMELLRNCASDVLIPALATFAAGAFTGILGNSGMSNAIANSIISIIPESLGVHMAPIYAIIAAPAICFLPQDAFYYGIAAVIAPVAAQFGITNEQTAVASMVGQAFRLASPVIPALYILTERTNMNFVEYQKLFFTWTWPVLLIYLFMHSVTGAMPF; from the coding sequence ATGATGTTAACAATCTTAGCCTATGCAATGATTATCACTTTCCTAGTCCTTTTGACCAAAAGGAAATTAACAGTATTTTCCGCTCTTATTCTAGTACCGGCCGTTTTTGGGGTTATTTCCTGTATTATTCTGGACAAAGACCTGCTGGAACTCTTTGTCTGGATTAAAAACGGGGTTTTCTACAGTGTAAACCCGACAACCAAAGCGGTAAAAATGGGCGTTATCTCCGGAGCAAGCTTGATTCTGTTTGCCGTATTGTATTTCGGCGTTATGTTAAAAGCCGGTTTGTTTGACCCGCTTTGCATCTATTTCATCAAAAAGGCCAAGGGCGATCCGCTTAAAATTACCATGGCCACCGTCATGGTCGCCAGCATGGTTACGCTGGACGGCGATACCACAACTACGATTATTGTCTGTACGGCTGCCTTTTTAACCCTATATAAGCGCATGAATATGAAGTTATCTTACCTCGCGATACTGATAACTATGCCAATCGGCATTTTCAACCAGTTGCCCTGGGGAGGCCCTTTAGTCGCTTCCGCCATTGCCCTGAATGTGGATATGGCTCAGTTATTCAGACAAATTCTGCCGGGAATGCTGGTAGCTGAAGCCTATACGATCTTTGCCGCTTATCTCATTGGTAAAAAAGAACGGGCCAGACTGAATTATAACCCGGCTCAGGCCGCAAACATCACCCCTGAGCAGATTAATGAAATGGTAGCTGCGGTAAAGGAATTTGAACCCGACTTCAAGCGTCCCCGTTTTTTTATCTTCAATTTAGTTTTAACAGTCATCGTGTTAGGAATGCTGATTGCTGATCTGGCGCATGGCGGCATGCTCTTTATGGTCGGCTCCGCGCTTGCCCTTGCTGTCAACTATGGCGTTGACGAGCAAATGGAATTGCTGAGGAATTGTGCGTCAGATGTATTAATTCCGGCCTTGGCCACCTTTGCGGCCGGAGCGTTTACCGGTATTTTAGGCAACAGCGGCATGTCCAACGCAATTGCCAATAGTATCATCAGTATCATCCCGGAATCATTAGGGGTGCATATGGCCCCGATCTATGCGATCATTGCGGCGCCGGCCATCTGTTTTCTGCCCCAGGATGCCTTTTACTACGGCATTGCGGCAGTGATTGCCCCGGTGGCGGCGCAGTTTGGCATTACAAACGAGCAAACCGCTGTCGCATCAATGGTCGGGCAGGCTTTCCGCCTGGCAAGTCCGGTCATTCCGGCGCTATATATTTTAACCGAACGCACCAACATGAACTTTGTTGAATACCAGAAGTTGTTTTTTACCTGGACCTGGCCGGTATTGCTGATCTATCTGTTCATGCATTCGGTTACAGGCGCAATGCCGTTTTAA
- the ttdA gene encoding L(+)-tartrate dehydratase subunit alpha: MNKEQMIQSMTATMTKFTGYMGKRLPDDVTAKLRELREQEDTYLAKVVYDSMFENQALADQLDRPCCQDTGVIQYFVKAGAEFPLLSEVQGILRTAVLEATKIAPLRHNAVEIFKEKNTGTNTGERVPIINWEIVPNSKSIEIEVYMAGGGCSLPGQGKTLMPGEGYEGVVKYVFDVMTSYGVNACPPILVGIGIAGSIEVAAILSKKALFRPIGSRHHDPQGAQMELLLEKGLNDIGLGPQGLSGKNSVTGVHIESAARHPSTISVAISTGCWAHRRGTIRIDEDMSYEILSHKGVSL, from the coding sequence ATGAATAAGGAACAAATGATTCAGTCGATGACAGCTACGATGACCAAATTTACCGGTTATATGGGCAAGCGGCTGCCGGACGATGTAACGGCCAAGCTGCGTGAACTCAGAGAACAGGAAGACACCTATCTGGCAAAGGTAGTCTATGATTCCATGTTTGAAAACCAGGCCTTAGCGGATCAATTAGATCGCCCCTGTTGTCAGGATACCGGCGTTATTCAGTATTTTGTCAAAGCCGGCGCCGAATTTCCGCTGCTGTCCGAAGTTCAGGGCATTTTGCGCACTGCTGTGCTGGAGGCCACCAAAATTGCGCCTTTGCGCCATAACGCAGTCGAGATTTTTAAAGAAAAAAATACCGGTACCAATACCGGTGAGCGTGTTCCGATTATCAACTGGGAAATTGTTCCCAATTCCAAATCGATTGAAATTGAAGTTTATATGGCCGGCGGCGGCTGCAGCCTGCCCGGTCAGGGCAAAACACTGATGCCGGGCGAGGGCTACGAAGGGGTTGTCAAATACGTCTTTGATGTAATGACCTCTTACGGCGTAAATGCCTGCCCGCCCATTCTGGTGGGTATCGGCATCGCCGGTTCAATCGAAGTGGCTGCTATTCTTTCTAAAAAAGCCTTGTTCCGCCCGATCGGCTCCCGCCATCATGATCCGCAAGGAGCGCAAATGGAGCTGCTGCTGGAAAAAGGTCTAAATGATATAGGTCTTGGCCCACAAGGCTTGTCAGGTAAAAACTCCGTGACAGGCGTGCATATTGAATCTGCGGCCAGGCATCCGTCTACGATTAGTGTGGCCATATCCACAGGCTGCTGGGCCCATCGAAGAGGCACGATCCGGATTGATGAAGACATGTCCTATGAAATTCTCTCTCACAAGGGGGTATCACTGTGA
- a CDS encoding LysR family transcriptional regulator: MDLRQLEYFQMVGKLRSITRAAEQLHVSQSTVTLAIQKLEDSLAIQLFDRSQKQFSLTTEGQVFLQSVADILNRLQDATAEIQKYRQLQKGTIKVGVPPMIGSFLFPEILAQFTLLYPQLQLSIIEESSFALRQLLERGELDLGIVNLYQPTLLLETIRITTEEIVACLPLKHPMANRTTIDMKDLQNEQFILFKEGAYNRHVILEECKRHGFAPNILLSSDQIETIKGLVIKGVGISFLIRAVTRQNSDFAAIHLSNPLHLQFGLAWKKDRYLSKAAQAFIKFITEIICPPNTIR, from the coding sequence ATGGATTTACGGCAACTGGAATATTTCCAAATGGTTGGCAAACTCCGCAGCATTACGAGAGCGGCCGAGCAGCTGCATGTTTCCCAGTCAACCGTCACTTTGGCTATCCAAAAATTGGAGGATAGTTTAGCGATACAGCTCTTTGACCGCAGCCAAAAACAGTTTTCCCTGACAACCGAGGGGCAGGTTTTCTTGCAGAGCGTAGCCGATATTCTCAATAGGCTGCAGGATGCAACTGCAGAAATTCAAAAATACCGCCAATTGCAAAAAGGAACAATCAAGGTTGGCGTGCCGCCAATGATCGGCTCCTTTCTCTTTCCCGAAATACTGGCGCAGTTCACCCTGCTGTATCCGCAATTACAGCTTTCGATTATCGAAGAAAGTTCTTTTGCGCTTCGCCAGTTACTGGAAAGAGGCGAACTTGATCTTGGTATTGTCAATCTTTATCAGCCGACCCTGTTGCTTGAGACAATACGAATAACCACAGAAGAAATTGTTGCCTGCCTGCCGCTGAAGCATCCTATGGCCAACCGTACCACCATCGATATGAAGGACTTGCAAAATGAACAATTTATTCTGTTCAAGGAAGGCGCATACAACCGCCACGTTATTCTGGAAGAATGTAAACGGCACGGATTTGCGCCGAATATATTGCTGTCTTCCGACCAGATCGAGACCATTAAGGGACTGGTGATAAAAGGCGTGGGCATATCCTTTCTCATCCGGGCGGTGACCCGGCAAAACAGCGATTTTGCAGCCATCCATCTCAGCAACCCCCTGCACCTGCAATTTGGCCTGGCCTGGAAAAAAGATAGGTACCTTTCCAAAGCAGCGCAGGCGTTTATTAAGTTTATCACGGAAATTATTTGTCCGCCCAATACCATCCGTTAA
- the ttdB gene encoding L(+)-tartrate dehydratase subunit beta, with the protein MKKVLTTPIKNEDIENINVGDVVYLDGYLITCRDVAHRRLIELGRELPVDLNGLAIFHAGPIVAKDDNGKWKMVSIGPTTSMRMEKFEKEFIKQTGVKLIIGKGGMGPETVEGCKNDKALHAVFPGGCAVLAATEVEEIERVEWQDLGMPESLWVSRVKNFGPLIISIDTKGNNLFEKNKAIFNEKKVAIVEDICKQVKFIK; encoded by the coding sequence GTGAAAAAGGTTTTAACAACTCCAATTAAAAATGAAGATATTGAAAATATTAACGTTGGCGACGTTGTTTATCTTGACGGCTACCTGATCACCTGCCGCGATGTTGCCCACCGCCGCTTGATTGAGCTGGGCCGGGAGCTGCCGGTTGACCTGAACGGACTGGCCATTTTTCATGCCGGGCCGATTGTCGCGAAGGACGATAACGGCAAATGGAAAATGGTTTCGATCGGACCTACGACCAGCATGCGCATGGAAAAGTTCGAAAAGGAATTTATTAAGCAGACCGGCGTTAAGCTAATCATCGGCAAAGGCGGCATGGGGCCGGAAACCGTGGAAGGCTGTAAAAACGATAAGGCTCTCCATGCCGTATTCCCCGGCGGCTGCGCCGTATTGGCGGCAACCGAAGTAGAGGAAATCGAACGGGTCGAATGGCAGGATTTAGGCATGCCTGAATCGCTGTGGGTTTCACGGGTAAAGAACTTTGGTCCGCTGATTATTTCGATCGATACCAAAGGCAACAACCTGTTTGAAAAGAATAAAGCCATCTTTAATGAGAAAAAGGTTGCGATTGTGGAAGATATTTGCAAGCAGGTTAAGTTTATTAAATAA
- a CDS encoding ribonuclease J produces the protein MTNNKISIIPLGGLGEIGKNMTVVRYEDDIIVIDSGLAFPDDDMPGIDLVIPDMSYLVENRDHVRAVVLTHGHEDHIGSLAYLLKQLNVPVYGTNLTLGLAEGKLKEHNVANYQLIPVQAGDAVTIGAFQVGFIRVSHSIPDSVGLYFKTPVGTIVHTGDFKIDQTPVDGKLIDIHKFAELGDQGVLVLMSDSTNAERPGYTMSEKTVGETLKEEFAHAKGRIILATFASNVLRLHQAIQTACQFKRKVAVNGRSMKNVVEISQRLGYLTVPEGVLIDIEEIDRYPANQILILTTGSQGEPLSGLSRMASSTHRQVYIAPEDTVIVSATPIPGNEKLVGRTINSLLKLGAYVVYERTSGVHVSGHASQEELKLMLNLVRPKYFVPVHGEYRMLVQHSKLAQDLGIPKENIFIGNIGNVFEFSEEKALIAGKVTSGKVLVDGLGVGDVGNIVLRDRRQLSQDGIIIVVMTLDKERGCVLAGPDIVSRGFVYVRDSERLMDELKDKVQLVMDRYEPGKVMEWSVIKSGVRDALGKFIYEKTRRRPMIIPIIMEV, from the coding sequence TTGACTAACAACAAAATATCGATTATACCGCTCGGCGGTTTGGGCGAGATCGGCAAGAACATGACGGTGGTGCGCTATGAGGATGACATCATTGTCATTGATTCAGGGCTGGCCTTCCCGGATGATGACATGCCGGGAATAGATCTGGTTATCCCCGATATGAGCTATCTGGTGGAAAACAGGGATCACGTCCGGGCCGTAGTGCTGACCCATGGGCATGAGGATCACATTGGATCACTGGCCTATTTATTGAAACAGCTTAATGTGCCGGTATATGGGACCAATCTGACCCTGGGTCTTGCTGAAGGCAAACTCAAGGAGCACAATGTGGCCAATTATCAGCTGATTCCGGTCCAGGCCGGCGACGCTGTTACCATTGGCGCGTTTCAGGTCGGCTTTATCCGGGTCAGCCATTCCATCCCCGATTCGGTTGGCTTATATTTTAAGACTCCTGTGGGGACGATTGTTCATACCGGTGATTTTAAAATTGACCAGACGCCGGTTGACGGCAAATTAATCGACATCCATAAATTTGCCGAACTCGGGGATCAGGGCGTACTGGTATTAATGTCAGACAGTACCAATGCCGAACGGCCTGGCTATACCATGTCGGAAAAGACGGTCGGTGAGACGCTGAAAGAGGAGTTTGCTCACGCCAAGGGCCGGATTATTCTGGCAACCTTTGCGTCCAATGTGCTGCGTTTGCATCAGGCGATTCAAACTGCCTGCCAGTTCAAACGTAAAGTGGCCGTCAATGGCCGCAGCATGAAAAATGTTGTGGAAATTTCGCAGCGGCTGGGTTATCTGACCGTTCCGGAAGGGGTGTTGATCGACATTGAAGAGATTGACCGTTATCCGGCCAATCAAATACTGATATTGACCACCGGCAGTCAGGGTGAGCCGTTGTCCGGCTTGTCCAGGATGGCTTCCAGCACCCACCGGCAGGTTTACATTGCCCCTGAGGATACGGTCATTGTATCGGCCACGCCCATTCCCGGCAACGAGAAGCTGGTAGGCCGGACGATCAACAGCCTGTTGAAGCTGGGCGCTTACGTGGTATATGAACGGACTTCCGGCGTTCATGTATCCGGTCACGCCAGCCAGGAAGAATTGAAATTAATGCTGAACCTTGTTCGGCCCAAATATTTTGTACCCGTTCACGGTGAATACCGGATGCTGGTTCAGCACAGCAAGCTGGCCCAGGATCTGGGCATCCCCAAGGAAAACATCTTTATCGGCAATATTGGCAATGTCTTTGAATTCTCTGAAGAAAAAGCGCTGATTGCCGGCAAGGTGACGTCCGGCAAGGTACTGGTTGACGGTCTGGGCGTCGGCGATGTCGGCAATATTGTATTGCGCGACCGGCGGCAGTTGTCCCAGGACGGGATTATCATTGTGGTGATGACACTGGACAAAGAACGCGGCTGTGTGTTGGCAGGTCCGGATATTGTATCGCGCGGTTTTGTGTATGTGCGGGATTCGGAACGCCTGATGGACGAGTTGAAAGACAAGGTTCAGCTGGTGATGGACCGCTATGAGCCGGGCAAGGTGATGGAATGGTCGGTGATTAAATCCGGCGTTCGCGATGCCCTGGGTAAATTCATTTATGAGAAGACCCGCCGCCGGCCAATGATCATTCCGATCATTATGGAAGTGTGA
- a CDS encoding glycosyl hydrolase family 18 protein, whose translation MKKNLLMVAVLLLCSLISSIALANPAESNIVIITNDGQQPLHLAEQALVDQYRVMLPVAVIKEYLYNAVELDAANNRAVVNFGLPKFRLETEKLDELIYSGVKLNFPVKKIDGKPYINFYGLDKLFGVTVDYQESSRTVRIRPGQNSFFAPLKLNKPRSRQAFTGKINLVWDHITGEPRDLALAAKVPGLDVLSPTWFAIVSPDGLVASKADLKYVQDAHDKGYQVWALVSNSFDRDLTRAVLHNEWARRNVIKQLLVYSSLYGLDGINIDFENIYDEDRDRLTEFVRELTAALKEQNSIVSIDITVPSPASSWSQCYDRAALGQIVDYVMVMTYDEHWRTSPVSGPVASLGWVEQGLVATLRSIPSEKLLMGVPFYTREWEETSENGKVTVKPRTLSMTQAQQIVQANALEPVWLADKGQYYTEYTKEGKTYRIWLEDEKSIALKANLAGKYQLAGAASWRKGFEQPAIWDILKSALKHR comes from the coding sequence ATGAAAAAAAACTTATTAATGGTGGCGGTGTTGTTGCTGTGCAGCTTAATTTCAAGCATTGCGCTGGCCAATCCGGCGGAAAGCAACATTGTCATTATAACCAACGATGGTCAACAACCGTTGCACTTAGCGGAACAGGCCCTGGTGGATCAATACCGGGTGATGCTTCCTGTCGCAGTGATTAAAGAATATTTATATAATGCTGTTGAGTTGGATGCCGCGAACAACCGGGCTGTGGTTAATTTTGGCTTGCCGAAGTTTCGCCTGGAAACGGAAAAACTTGACGAGCTGATTTATTCCGGGGTTAAGTTGAACTTTCCGGTAAAAAAAATCGACGGAAAGCCGTACATTAATTTTTACGGTCTGGACAAATTGTTTGGCGTTACTGTGGATTATCAGGAGAGCAGCCGGACGGTGCGGATTAGGCCTGGACAGAATAGTTTTTTTGCGCCGCTAAAACTTAATAAGCCCCGCAGCAGGCAAGCTTTTACCGGTAAAATCAATTTGGTTTGGGATCACATTACCGGTGAACCGCGCGATTTGGCGCTGGCCGCCAAAGTGCCGGGACTGGATGTTTTATCGCCTACCTGGTTTGCTATTGTCAGTCCGGACGGCCTGGTCGCCAGTAAAGCGGATCTTAAGTATGTGCAGGATGCCCATGATAAAGGCTATCAGGTCTGGGCGTTGGTGAGCAACAGCTTTGACCGCGATTTGACAAGAGCGGTTTTACATAATGAATGGGCCAGACGCAATGTGATTAAACAGCTGCTCGTTTATTCGAGCCTGTATGGGCTTGATGGGATTAATATCGATTTTGAGAACATTTATGATGAAGACCGTGACAGGCTGACCGAGTTTGTGCGTGAATTAACAGCAGCGCTGAAAGAGCAGAATAGTATTGTTTCGATTGACATCACCGTTCCCTCGCCGGCTTCAAGCTGGTCGCAGTGCTATGACCGGGCGGCTTTGGGCCAAATTGTCGATTATGTCATGGTAATGACGTATGATGAACATTGGCGTACCAGTCCGGTGAGCGGCCCGGTGGCTTCACTGGGCTGGGTAGAGCAAGGGCTTGTGGCGACTTTGCGCAGCATTCCCAGCGAAAAGCTGCTGATGGGCGTGCCGTTTTATACCCGTGAATGGGAGGAAACCAGCGAAAACGGCAAAGTTACCGTCAAGCCGCGTACTTTGTCCATGACGCAGGCGCAGCAGATCGTACAGGCCAATGCGCTCGAGCCGGTATGGCTGGCGGATAAAGGCCAGTATTATACCGAATATACCAAGGAAGGCAAGACCTACCGGATCTGGCTGGAAGATGAGAAATCAATCGCGCTGAAAGCAAACCTCGCCGGCAAATATCAGCTGGCCGGGGCTGCGTCCTGGCGCAAGGGTTTTGAGCAGCCGGCAATATGGGACATTTTAAAGTCAGCCCTCAAACACCGGTAA